In Acipenser ruthenus chromosome 44, fAciRut3.2 maternal haplotype, whole genome shotgun sequence, the genomic stretch caccaCAACACGAATTACCAGAGAGAAAAAAAGTCTCGTGTCTCTTTAGCTAGCCTGTAGCTGTGTGTGGCGTGACAGTGCAGATTAGACAACCACGAGCTGATTATGCGATCGTCACCcgaagaatcatagaacacaaaagaaatcgcggaaacaaaaaggaaacagtGGTCAAGACTTGATATGATTTGGCCACGAAATGCTCGTTCCAGACACCGCAGCACCACACGCACGCATgtacgcacacgcacgcacacgcacacacacacacacacacacgcacacacacgcacgcgcacacacacacacacacacacacacagaggaacctgAAAATTAGCTTCTCCGGTCCATTTGAACGGAAGTGTCTTTTATCTCCGCTTCTATATCCAGCTTCCATAGACTTGCATCATAGAGGCGCAATGTGATTCTGTATTAACTCGCAGCCCTTCATCCAGAGCCTCTCTCACCCAGCACACACAGCGCGCTTTCACAGGTTTGTTCATTTatggatttctcctctttcttgtgTTACAGGAGCCTCTTCTGAAGAGGGTTTCTGCGTTGCGGTAGTGGGGATTTTAGTGGCAGTAATCCTCTGGTGTGCTTTTCGTATAGGTATTGTATTCTTTCTATATTCTTATGATTTATATTCTGTCATGACTGTGTCCTCACCATGAGTAGCTCAATGCGCTGCTAGAGAGTTTAGAGGAGGAAAGGGATAATGTACCgaattaacatgaaaaataaatacgggaatacataaattaatacataaacaaatctagaaataaatacatacatgtctgaatatttatttatttcgacatgtatttatttgtttatttatgcattaaattatttattttttcattttggcataaaatatcatccataaccaaaactataatttaatacagtgtaCGTTTGGCTACATTAAAATAGGAGTTCTCTAACTTTATTTGGTTTTCTCTCTGTCCTGAGGTACTTTATTTTAtcattgtgttctattaaatgtatcttctcttgtttctccgtATCTCATGAAACACGCGGCTGTTTTGTCAGAGTGGCCCTGAGTATATAAATGCGGCGGAACAActaatcagtatttaaatgagaaacctctaTGTTAATGACAGCTTTTACGTCATTTCACGATTTCAGTCACCTGACTGGTGTGATCGAAAGGTGTAAAGGCGGAGCGTTTTTAAGGAGACACTGAGAAACAAGAGGAGATACATTTcacagaacacaataataaagcaaagtacatcaggacagagaaaaaaatatataccgtattaaattatagtttgtatttaattatttataaatttgttcatttatttatgtgttcgtttatttatttttcatgttatttcGGTAGCCGCTTCATTTCcgtaacattcctcatactgtcagaatcgtggttttgcgactgttctcatTCTTCCTGGTCATTTGTTTGCTCGGAACTTGACAAACAGTCGGAAAACTGAAACTCCGCCACAAAAACCCGCCTGACGAtctgaaaagctttgatattcaagcAAGTAAGTGGAAAGACAGTGGCGAGCATGCGCAgtacaaaaagaagcaaaaactgaTGAGAAGCAAGAATTGAGTGAACACCGGAACACAAACCTgtccttgttttctgttttagccCGTGTGAAAAGAGAGATCAAGAAACTGACAagaggtaagtgtataaataatctgcagaaagAAAGTGTAACAAAAATGGTGGAATGCTGTATCACTAATGAAATTACAAAAAAGAATGCATTGGAAAAACCTATATTTGGGCTTTACGTATATTACTAATGTAaccaatgcaatgaaatctagtcatataaCCCTTAATGATAaatctcaactgttctaaactagtaaaactaaccaagctgtctttgtttgtgtcttttagaaaaggaggatcttcagaagaattatggcaagattaatacattcatctcaatattatttttattaaactattgtattgaatcacatgagttcatgagctaaaatacaaactcaacttttcactcttttctgttttagacattttaaaaagggagaaTGAGAGTCTGGAagaaggtaagtgtataaataatctgcagaaagaaattccatttcaatctccctttatcagaaaccctagcagttctaattataaatgctctgcagtttgtttggagaatattagagttacaaacacacgcctctgttgtgattgaactacatttaaaactgaaatgagggaatgctgtaccgcTAATGAAATCAAGGCAAAATCATCCATTGGACAATGCGATTGAGCTTTGGGACCATTTatggtcttctaagtatattaataatgtaactaatgcaatgaaatctagtcatatcacccttaatgatgaatctcaactgttctaaactagcAAAACTAACCAAGCCGTCTTTGTTTGcatcttttagaaaaggaggatcttcagaagaaatatggcaagattaatacattcatctcattattctttattaaattaaaccattGTATTGCatcacatgagttcatgagcAGAAATACAATCTCAACTTTTCATTTTCTATCTTTTAGAGACTTTAAAACAGGAGAAAGAGAAGGTTGAAGCAGGTAAGATCATTATAAATCATATAAAAGCAGTCTGTACAATTTCAAATGCAATTGATCAGAAAcacgttattattttattaaagtaacaCTGAAAACCAATTGTAGAGAGAATATTAAATAGTTCAGAACTCTGTTGTGGTTTCTTTACATTGAAAACAGAAATGAGGGGAATGCTACTGCACTTAATGAAATGGTTTCTGTGTGTTTCATTCCTAGATTTTAAAGAACTTCTAAGAAATACCAGTAagaaaatgtgttgtgtttttttctattgaGGATCTATATCTTTCTATCTCATATAAGTGAATTCAACATGTGTCATTGGTTCACTTCAATATTAATAAactcctgtcctctctctcttttgttgttttttcattatGAATAATAAATTATCTTTCAAAACTGGTTCATTGGGTGTATTGAAAAAAGCAGCTGCTATCGAGGTCAGGTTTAATTGATTAGTTTAGATGTGTAAATTATTTAATGGGGTGGATCAAACCCTCTGTACCAAGTTGTGTGCAGATTAGAAGAGTCCCATTAAGGGTTTGTTTGAACACTAATTATAATTTTATTGTGGCAATTTCCTCTCACCCTTAAATATATTCTCTTCTCTCAAACAGACATGTGTGTCTATGCCGTTGACAGAGGTATAACATTTTAATCTGCATTAATACACTTACAGTAATCAGAATCCACAGATTCATTATCTTACACTTGATTCATTcttctattcatttatttcagattGGAAAAAATTAATTGAAGTTTGTGGTAAGTTTGCATTGAATAAATCATATTCTCAAAATTCTCATTGAAcacatttagttttaaatgtgtttaaaaaaatattaaatgtagcATCGCTTGCAATTTCTAATGTAATATATAGAaggaaaaaatattaaatgtttgtttccaGTTACAAGCATTAAAATCTGTCTAAATACAGTTGTTATGGTCAAAGAATGAAAGTGTTGTTGTTCATAAtcgtgagagagagaaagcatcAGTAGTCAAGTTCCCTGCTTTCTGCTTTTCCTGTGATTCTCAATAACACACTCTTCTCATCCCTTTACCCCAGTCAAAGTGACTCTAGACCCCGACACAGCCAGTCCCTGCCTCACAGTCTCTGAAGACGGCTCACGAGTGAGATTCACAGGGGAGGGATCAGCAGAGTGGCCcagtgtgctgggcagggaggggtTCACCTCAGGGGGGcactactgggaggtggaggtgggggagaaGGGCTACTGGGTCCTGGGGGTCTCCACACACCCTCATGAGAAGAGCATACCTGAGAAACCAGGGGAGGGCtactggcttgtgaggctggttAAAGGGAAGACCTGTAAAGCTGTGAGCCAGTCAGTGGATCAGACCTTAAATCTGGAGAAGATGTGCAAGATGTGGGGGGTGTATCTGGATCACGGGGGAGGGAGGCTGTCGTTTTACAATGCAGAGACCAGATTTCACATCCATACTTTAGAAGGCTCATTCCCTGGGCAGGTCTACCCCATTTTCAGCCCAGGGTCACACGATAAAGGACCCTTGATAATCAATACAAAAGTGAAGAATGTGTAGTCCTGACTAGTAGCCTACTacactatattatattatatatatatatatatatatatatatatatatatatatatatatatatatatatatatatatatatatatatatatccacacaGTTATGTGCTGTGGATTCTAATTGAAGGACATAGATATTTTAACAACACATTGACACCAcgattttatttcaaatatttagacTCGTATTTCCTCAATCAGATATcctgcttgcatattcatattagATTTGCTGGTTTAAGAGTGGT encodes the following:
- the LOC117967141 gene encoding uncharacterized protein LOC117967141 isoform X2; protein product: MATQHSLVLGIVSGAYERLREEDSFQAGLYVALAAAVGILVAVILYFTCYTGILKRENERLGKVLGSLKREKETLGKEKEALQKNYEILKSKNERLGKEDSSKVGFCVVVVVGILVAVILWCAYYIACFKRDIKRLTREKEDLQKNYDSLKGKNERLGKEKEDLQKQNGIVSGENERLGKGDSFEAGLYFAFAAAVGILLLVILYFACYTGILKRENERLGKEKKALQKNYEILKSKNERLGKGDSFEAGLFVILCFAFCIGASSEEGFCVAVVGILVAVILWCAFRIARVKREIKKLTREKEDLQKNYDILKRENESLEEEKEDLQKKYETLKQEKEKVEADFKELLRNTNMCVYAVDRDWKKLIEVCVKVTLDPDTASPCLTVSEDGSRVRFTGEGSAEWPSVLGREGFTSGGHYWEVEVGEKGYWVLGVSTHPHEKSIPEKPGEGYWLVRLVKGKTCKAVSQSVDQTLNLEKMCKMWGVYLDHGGGRLSFYNAETRFHIHTLEGSFPGQVYPIFSPGSHDKGPLIINTKVKNV
- the LOC117967141 gene encoding uncharacterized protein LOC117967141 isoform X4 — protein: MATQHSLVLGIVSGAYERLREEDSFQAGLYVALAAAVGILVAVILYFTCYTGILKRENERLGKVLGSLKREKETLGKEKEALQKNYEILKSKNERLGKEDSSKVGFCVVVVVGILVAVILWCAYYIEKEDLQKNYDSLKGKNERLGKEKEDLQKQNVLGIVSGENERLGKGDSFEAGLYFAFAAAVGILLLVILYFACYTGILKRENERLGKEKKALQKNYEILKSKNERLGKGDSFEAGLFVILCFAFCIGASSEEGFCVAVVGILVAVILWCAFRIARVKREIKKLTREKEDLQKNYDILKRENESLEEEKEDLQKKYETLKQEKEKVEADFKELLRNTNMCVYAVDRDWKKLIEVCVKVTLDPDTASPCLTVSEDGSRVRFTGEGSAEWPSVLGREGFTSGGHYWEVEVGEKGYWVLGVSTHPHEKSIPEKPGEGYWLVRLVKGKTCKAVSQSVDQTLNLEKMCKMWGVYLDHGGGRLSFYNAETRFHIHTLEGSFPGQVYPIFSPGSHDKGPLIINTKVKNV
- the LOC117967141 gene encoding uncharacterized protein LOC117967141 isoform X5, whose product is MATQHSLVLGIVSGAYERLREEDSFQAGLYVALAAAVGILVAVILYFTCYTGILKRENERLGKEKEALQKNYEILKSKNERLGKEDSSKVGFCVVVVVGILVAVILWCAYYIACFKRDIKRLTREKEDLQKNYDSLKGKNERLGKEKEDLQKQNVLGIVSGENERLGKGDSFEAGLYFAFAAAVGILLLVILYFACYTGILKRENERLGKEKKALQKNYEILKSKNERLGKGDSFEAGLFVILCFAFCIGASSEEGFCVAVVGILVAVILWCAFRIARVKREIKKLTREKEDLQKNYDILKRENESLEEEKEDLQKKYETLKQEKEKVEADFKELLRNTNMCVYAVDRDWKKLIEVCVKVTLDPDTASPCLTVSEDGSRVRFTGEGSAEWPSVLGREGFTSGGHYWEVEVGEKGYWVLGVSTHPHEKSIPEKPGEGYWLVRLVKGKTCKAVSQSVDQTLNLEKMCKMWGVYLDHGGGRLSFYNAETRFHIHTLEGSFPGQVYPIFSPGSHDKGPLIINTKVKNV
- the LOC117967141 gene encoding uncharacterized protein LOC117967141 isoform X9, with amino-acid sequence MATQHSLVLGIVSGAYERLREGILKRENERLGKVLGSLKREKETLGKEKEALQKNYEILKSKNERLGKEDSSKVGFCVVVVVGILVAVILWCAYYIACFKRDIKRLTREKEDLQKNYDSLKGKNERLGKEKEDLQKQNVLGIVSGENERLGKGDSFEAGLYFAFAAAVGILLLVILYFACYTGILKRENERLGKEKKALQKNYEILKSKNERLGKGDSFEAGLFVILCFAFCIGASSEEGFCVAVVGILVAVILWCAFRIARVKREIKKLTREKEDLQKNYDILKRENESLEEEKEDLQKKYETLKQEKEKVEADFKELLRNTNMCVYAVDRDWKKLIEVCVKVTLDPDTASPCLTVSEDGSRVRFTGEGSAEWPSVLGREGFTSGGHYWEVEVGEKGYWVLGVSTHPHEKSIPEKPGEGYWLVRLVKGKTCKAVSQSVDQTLNLEKMCKMWGVYLDHGGGRLSFYNAETRFHIHTLEGSFPGQVYPIFSPGSHDKGPLIINTKVKNV
- the LOC117967141 gene encoding uncharacterized protein LOC117967141 isoform X3, with translation MATQHSLVLGIVSGAYERLREEDSFQAGLYVALAAAVGILVAVILYFTCYTGILKRENERLGKVLGSLKREKETLGKEKEALQKNYEILKSKNERLGKEDSSKVGFCVVVVVGILVAVILWCAYYIACFKRDIKRLTREKEDLQKNYDSLKGKNERLGKEKEDLQKQNVLGIVSGENERLGKGDSFEAGLYFAFAAAVGILLLVILYFACYTGILKRENERLGKEKKALQKNYEILKSKNERLGKGDSFEAGLFVILCFAFCIGASSEEGFCVAVVGILVAVILWCAFRIARVKREIKKLTREKEDLQKNYDILKRENESLEEEKEDLQKKYETLKQEKEKVEADMCVYAVDRDWKKLIEVCVKVTLDPDTASPCLTVSEDGSRVRFTGEGSAEWPSVLGREGFTSGGHYWEVEVGEKGYWVLGVSTHPHEKSIPEKPGEGYWLVRLVKGKTCKAVSQSVDQTLNLEKMCKMWGVYLDHGGGRLSFYNAETRFHIHTLEGSFPGQVYPIFSPGSHDKGPLIINTKVKNV
- the LOC117967141 gene encoding uncharacterized protein LOC117967141 isoform X1; amino-acid sequence: MATQHSLVLGIVSGAYERLREEDSFQAGLYVALAAAVGILVAVILYFTCYTGILKRENERLGKVLGSLKREKETLGKEKEALQKNYEILKSKNERLGKEDSSKVGFCVVVVVGILVAVILWCAYYIACFKRDIKRLTREKEDLQKNYDSLKGKNERLGKEKEDLQKQNVLGIVSGENERLGKGDSFEAGLYFAFAAAVGILLLVILYFACYTGILKRENERLGKEKKALQKNYEILKSKNERLGKGDSFEAGLFVILCFAFCIGASSEEGFCVAVVGILVAVILWCAFRIARVKREIKKLTREKEDLQKNYDILKRENESLEEEKEDLQKKYETLKQEKEKVEADFKELLRNTNMCVYAVDRDWKKLIEVCVKVTLDPDTASPCLTVSEDGSRVRFTGEGSAEWPSVLGREGFTSGGHYWEVEVGEKGYWVLGVSTHPHEKSIPEKPGEGYWLVRLVKGKTCKAVSQSVDQTLNLEKMCKMWGVYLDHGGGRLSFYNAETRFHIHTLEGSFPGQVYPIFSPGSHDKGPLIINTKVKNV
- the LOC117967141 gene encoding zinc-binding protein A33-like isoform X6, which gives rise to MATQHSLVLGIVSGAYERLREEDSFQAGLYVALAAAVGILVAVILYFTCYTGILKRENERLGKVLGSLKREKETLGKEKEALQKNYEILKSKNERLGKEDSSKVGFCVVVVVGILVAVILWCAYYIACFKRDIKRLTREKEDLQKNYDSLKGKNERLGKEKEDLQKQNVLGIVSGENERLGKGDSFEAGLYFAFAAAVGILLLVILYFACYTGILKRENERLGKEKKALQKNYEILKSKNERLGKGASSEEGFCVAVVGILVAVILWCAFRIARVKREIKKLTREKEDLQKNYDILKRENESLEEEKEDLQKKYETLKQEKEKVEADFKELLRNTNMCVYAVDRDWKKLIEVCVKVTLDPDTASPCLTVSEDGSRVRFTGEGSAEWPSVLGREGFTSGGHYWEVEVGEKGYWVLGVSTHPHEKSIPEKPGEGYWLVRLVKGKTCKAVSQSVDQTLNLEKMCKMWGVYLDHGGGRLSFYNAETRFHIHTLEGSFPGQVYPIFSPGSHDKGPLIINTKVKNV